From Selenomonas ruminantium AC2024, a single genomic window includes:
- a CDS encoding Mrp/NBP35 family ATP-binding protein: MAEECNHDCSSCGTTCGADTRPKDLHEAPHELSDIRHVIAVVSGKGGVGKSLVTGLLSVAMSRKGKHVGIMDADITGPSIPKMFGVSGEVCGSEKGAYPVTTAGGIDIVSMNLLLDDDTDPVVWRGPIISGVVKQFWHDFIWEDVDYMFVDMPPGTGDVPLTVMQSIKLDGIIIVTSPQELVSMIVEKAVKMAEAMKVPILGLVENMSYFECPDCGKRHAIYGQSHIEEIAKEYNLDVLGRIPIQPALAAECDAGQIETTEADYLDEATAKLLALDE; this comes from the coding sequence ATGGCTGAAGAATGTAATCATGATTGTAGTTCCTGCGGTACCACCTGTGGAGCCGATACCCGTCCGAAGGATTTGCATGAAGCACCCCATGAGCTCAGTGATATCCGTCATGTCATTGCGGTAGTCAGTGGCAAGGGCGGTGTTGGTAAATCCTTGGTGACTGGGCTGTTGTCTGTGGCGATGTCCCGCAAAGGCAAGCATGTGGGCATTATGGATGCAGATATTACCGGCCCATCCATCCCAAAGATGTTTGGTGTCAGTGGTGAAGTGTGTGGCAGTGAAAAGGGAGCATACCCTGTGACCACTGCCGGAGGTATCGACATCGTCAGCATGAACCTCCTGCTCGATGATGACACAGATCCAGTCGTATGGCGCGGCCCCATCATCAGCGGTGTGGTCAAGCAGTTCTGGCATGATTTCATCTGGGAAGATGTGGACTATATGTTCGTGGATATGCCTCCCGGAACTGGTGATGTGCCGCTGACGGTTATGCAGTCCATCAAACTGGACGGCATCATCATCGTTACGAGCCCGCAGGAACTTGTGTCCATGATTGTGGAAAAGGCCGTGAAGATGGCCGAAGCCATGAAGGTGCCTATCCTGGGCCTCGTGGAAAATATGAGCTACTTTGAGTGCCCTGACTGCGGTAAACGCCATGCAATCTATGGTCAGAGTCATATTGAGGAAATTGCCAAAGAATACAACCTCGATGTGCTGGGGCGCATCCCCATCCAGCCTGCACTGGCAGCAGAATGTGATGCTGGGCAGATTGAGACGACCGAGGCCGATTACCTCGACGAAGCAACGGCGAAACTTCTTGCTTTAGATGAATAA
- a CDS encoding Rpn family recombination-promoting nuclease/putative transposase, with protein sequence MVAFRINRTNDAVFKAVFAKHPQITISLINAFFEFQGTELIEDIEFIDREMDADEYEGKESRLDILGRTASGTKVNIEMQVNALAAMGERSVYYWARNYADLKRGEEYDQLNRTVAINILGFSLFDANKYPDMHSCFGIYDVQTSCQLTDKLEIHFLELPKFKGRSVREMNRMEKWAAYFSPSTPDEELAEIAASEEAIKEAMEVEDVFTKDEVAKRSYEKAEKFRRDQAAQLTFARREERVKAVTMLKKLKISKDLAITQIIENYALSNEEATALVNSCW encoded by the coding sequence ATGGTAGCATTTCGGATTAATCGGACAAATGACGCGGTATTTAAGGCCGTTTTTGCCAAGCACCCGCAAATAACCATATCCTTGATTAATGCTTTTTTCGAGTTTCAGGGGACGGAGCTTATTGAAGATATTGAGTTTATCGACCGCGAAATGGACGCAGACGAGTATGAGGGCAAAGAGTCACGGCTGGACATTTTAGGCCGCACGGCTTCAGGCACCAAGGTCAATATTGAAATGCAGGTCAATGCCCTTGCCGCTATGGGCGAGCGTTCTGTTTATTATTGGGCGCGGAACTATGCTGATTTGAAGCGGGGCGAGGAATATGACCAGTTAAATCGCACCGTGGCCATCAATATTTTGGGGTTCAGTCTGTTTGATGCGAATAAATATCCGGATATGCACAGCTGCTTTGGCATTTATGATGTTCAAACCAGCTGCCAGTTGACGGACAAGTTGGAGATACATTTCCTAGAATTGCCGAAATTCAAGGGCAGAAGCGTAAGAGAAATGAACCGCATGGAGAAATGGGCGGCTTATTTCTCCCCCAGTACGCCGGACGAAGAACTGGCAGAAATCGCGGCTTCAGAAGAAGCTATCAAAGAAGCGATGGAGGTGGAAGATGTGTTTACTAAGGACGAAGTGGCCAAACGCTCGTATGAAAAAGCAGAAAAATTCCGCCGTGACCAGGCGGCGCAGTTAACTTTTGCTCGACGTGAAGAAAGAGTGAAGGCTGTTACCATGCTTAAAAAGTTAAAAATAAGTAAAGATTTGGCTATCACACAGATTATCGAAAACTACGCGCTCTCCAACGAGGAAGCAACGGCTTTAGTTAATAGTTGTTGGTAA